In Novosphingobium resinovorum, the following are encoded in one genomic region:
- a CDS encoding FadR/GntR family transcriptional regulator — protein MAERLKLYQRVAQEIEQRIGSGQYAAGSRLPAERDFAEQFQVSRPTIREAMIALEIRQLVEVRHGSGVYVAEEIPADRTPAELDVGAFELIEARIMFEGEAAALAATVMSDEEVARVGEILERMEALDPATAEELVLDRQFHMAIAEGTQSSLVAQTVEHLWDLREQSPLCRHMFEQARQVGINPRPDEHRRVYDALVQRDPEQTRSAMRAHLMRVSEDLLAVTELQLIEKAKQEIGEKRRRIRA, from the coding sequence ATGGCGGAACGCTTGAAACTGTATCAGCGCGTGGCGCAAGAGATCGAACAGCGCATCGGAAGCGGGCAATATGCGGCCGGCAGCCGGCTGCCTGCGGAGCGTGACTTTGCCGAGCAATTCCAGGTCAGCCGTCCCACGATCCGTGAAGCGATGATCGCGCTTGAGATTCGGCAACTGGTGGAAGTGCGCCATGGCTCGGGCGTCTACGTGGCCGAGGAAATCCCTGCCGACCGCACTCCGGCCGAACTCGACGTCGGCGCGTTCGAACTGATCGAGGCGCGCATCATGTTCGAGGGTGAGGCCGCCGCGCTCGCCGCGACCGTCATGTCCGACGAGGAAGTGGCGCGTGTCGGCGAAATCCTCGAACGGATGGAGGCACTCGATCCCGCGACGGCGGAAGAGCTTGTGCTTGACCGGCAGTTCCACATGGCGATCGCCGAAGGCACGCAAAGCTCGCTGGTGGCCCAGACCGTCGAACACCTGTGGGACCTGCGCGAACAGTCGCCGCTGTGTCGCCACATGTTCGAGCAGGCGCGGCAGGTCGGCATCAACCCGCGCCCCGACGAGCACCGCCGGGTCTACGACGCGCTCGTCCAGCGCGATCCCGAGCAGACGCGCTCCGCCATGCGCGCCCATCTGATGCGCGTTTCGGAGGACCTGCTGGCCGTCACCGAACTCCAGTTGATCGAGAAAGCCAAGCAGGAGATCGGCGAAAAACGCCGCCGCATCCGCGCGTAG
- the yaaA gene encoding peroxide stress protein YaaA, translated as MIALLSPAKTLDFERVLPPLAVSTPHFVEEATSLARSAANLTQKRLSELMHISPRLAKLNADRFRDFPELPERQALFAFAGDVYTGFEAHTLDEPGVTFAQDHLRMLSGLYGLLRPLDTIKPYRLEMGTRWAPRHKSLTDWWGDRIAALLREQVAEEGSGVVLNLASQEYFAAVSGRLSGIRVIEVEFREPGPNGPRFISFNAKRARGMMARWMCEHHITDVDAMRGFDTDGYRFDAEESDADRWRFTRA; from the coding sequence ATGATTGCCCTTCTGTCCCCCGCCAAGACGCTCGATTTCGAGCGTGTGCTCCCGCCGCTCGCCGTTTCGACCCCGCACTTCGTGGAGGAGGCGACCAGCCTTGCGCGCTCGGCCGCGAACCTCACGCAGAAGCGCCTTTCCGAGCTGATGCATATCTCGCCGCGTCTGGCGAAGCTGAACGCCGACCGTTTTCGCGACTTCCCCGAACTGCCCGAGCGGCAGGCGCTGTTCGCCTTCGCCGGAGACGTCTACACCGGGTTCGAGGCGCATACGCTGGACGAGCCGGGCGTGACTTTCGCGCAGGATCACTTGCGCATGCTCTCGGGCCTCTACGGGCTGCTGCGCCCGCTCGACACGATCAAGCCTTACCGCCTCGAAATGGGCACTCGCTGGGCGCCGCGCCACAAGTCCCTGACCGACTGGTGGGGCGACCGCATCGCCGCGCTGCTGCGCGAACAGGTGGCGGAGGAAGGATCGGGGGTCGTGCTCAACCTCGCCAGCCAGGAATACTTCGCCGCCGTCTCCGGGCGCCTTTCCGGCATCCGGGTGATCGAGGTCGAGTTCCGCGAGCCCGGCCCCAACGGCCCGCGCTTCATCAGCTTCAACGCCAAGCGTGCGCGCGGCATGATGGCGCGCTGGATGTGCGAGCACCACATCACCGACGTCGATGCGATGCGCGGCTTCGACACCGACGGCTACCGCTTCGATGCCGAGGAGAGCGACGCCGACCGCTGGCGCTTCACGCGCGCCTGA
- a CDS encoding putative bifunctional diguanylate cyclase/phosphodiesterase, whose protein sequence is MFASLETRLVGALTLIVVFTVLLQVVTQREAYALREQSDALIQTSAIAENADQFADAVAKLRMATNRGLMASETGGSSDELTDQAIGIGDQLGRLRNSGMVFYDAPQAGNPFADLDRHVAEILEVQKHGATRSLARRIEARNVAMGEFADGIVDRAHAQRRSAQQQLVASVGRWQLLVLATGLVTILVVLLALFDISRNILPAIRRMHGNVQRLADGDLDIEIGTFRLKELQALSRPLETFRQNARAVKNLAFSDPATGMPNRRAFLETFGKLLATGDERRFACMVIDIDRFKHVNDDYGHAAGDELVRLIGERVKEHLGHESVVARIGGDEFAVSMPLTEERQGFALASDIVDAVRAPFSLGGYAVAVTCSMGVVDVTAGDEAQDVDDILRNADMALYASKKSGRNCATAFDLAMAQERSIDRALEKDLEYAFERQQLRMVYQPIHSVVDDAREVEALVRWRHPELGDVPPSSFIPAAERSGLMVRLGEWIIERALADFAQWPEMFLSINLSPLQLQHEGFSGFLLDACRRNGIVPRRLFLEVTESLSIERNTRALLTLNLLRTLGFRIALDDFGTGYSSLSMVKSFKFDRMKLDRSLVMDLGQDPASVAVLEAAVTMARHVGAEVVAEGISEAHLIGATKSAGCTHLQGYYYSKPIEAGEVLSYFANAGDDLAQVA, encoded by the coding sequence ATGTTCGCGTCTCTCGAGACGCGGCTGGTGGGCGCGCTCACGCTGATCGTGGTGTTTACGGTCCTGCTGCAGGTCGTGACCCAGCGAGAAGCCTACGCCCTGCGCGAACAGAGCGATGCGCTGATCCAAACCTCCGCCATCGCCGAGAACGCAGACCAGTTCGCCGACGCGGTCGCCAAGCTGCGCATGGCCACGAATCGGGGCCTGATGGCCAGCGAGACCGGGGGCAGCAGCGACGAACTGACCGACCAGGCCATCGGCATCGGCGACCAGCTCGGCCGCCTGCGCAACAGCGGCATGGTGTTCTACGACGCGCCGCAAGCGGGCAATCCTTTCGCCGACCTCGACCGACACGTCGCCGAAATCCTCGAAGTCCAGAAGCACGGCGCCACGCGCTCGCTTGCCCGCCGGATCGAGGCCCGCAATGTCGCGATGGGCGAATTCGCCGACGGCATCGTCGATCGAGCCCATGCCCAGCGCCGCAGCGCGCAGCAGCAGCTCGTCGCCTCGGTCGGGCGCTGGCAGCTGCTGGTGCTGGCAACCGGGCTGGTGACGATCCTCGTCGTGCTGCTCGCGCTGTTCGATATCTCGCGCAACATCCTGCCCGCGATCCGCCGGATGCACGGCAACGTCCAGCGCCTTGCCGACGGCGACCTCGACATCGAGATCGGCACGTTCCGCCTCAAGGAACTGCAGGCGCTGTCGCGGCCGCTGGAAACCTTCCGCCAGAACGCCCGCGCGGTGAAGAACCTCGCCTTCAGCGACCCCGCCACCGGGATGCCCAACCGCCGCGCTTTCCTCGAAACCTTCGGCAAGCTGCTGGCGACCGGCGACGAGCGGCGCTTCGCCTGCATGGTCATCGACATAGATCGCTTCAAGCACGTCAACGACGACTACGGCCATGCCGCCGGTGACGAACTCGTGCGCCTGATCGGCGAGCGGGTGAAGGAGCACCTCGGCCACGAGAGCGTCGTGGCCCGCATCGGCGGCGACGAGTTCGCCGTCTCCATGCCGCTGACTGAAGAACGGCAGGGTTTCGCCCTCGCCTCGGACATCGTCGATGCGGTCCGCGCGCCGTTCAGCCTTGGCGGCTATGCGGTGGCGGTGACCTGCTCGATGGGCGTCGTCGATGTCACCGCAGGCGACGAAGCACAGGACGTGGACGATATCCTGCGCAACGCCGACATGGCGCTCTATGCCTCGAAGAAGAGCGGCCGCAACTGCGCCACCGCCTTCGACCTCGCCATGGCGCAGGAACGTTCGATCGACCGCGCGCTGGAAAAGGACCTCGAATATGCCTTCGAACGCCAGCAACTGCGCATGGTCTATCAGCCGATCCACTCGGTCGTCGACGACGCGCGCGAGGTCGAGGCACTGGTCCGCTGGCGCCATCCCGAACTCGGCGACGTGCCGCCCTCCAGCTTCATCCCGGCGGCCGAGCGCAGCGGGCTGATGGTGCGGCTCGGCGAATGGATCATCGAACGCGCGCTGGCCGATTTCGCGCAATGGCCCGAAATGTTCCTCAGCATCAACCTGTCGCCGCTGCAGCTGCAGCACGAAGGGTTCAGCGGCTTCCTGCTCGACGCCTGCCGCCGCAACGGCATCGTTCCGCGGCGCCTGTTCCTGGAAGTGACCGAATCGCTGTCGATCGAGCGGAACACGCGGGCACTGCTGACGCTCAACCTGCTGCGCACGCTGGGCTTCCGGATCGCACTCGACGATTTCGGCACCGGCTACTCGTCGCTGTCGATGGTCAAGAGCTTCAAGTTCGACCGCATGAAGCTGGACCGCAGCCTCGTCATGGACCTAGGGCAGGACCCGGCCTCGGTGGCGGTGCTGGAAGCGGCGGTCACCATGGCCCGCCACGTCGGCGCCGAAGTCGTAGCCGAAGGGATCAGCGAGGCGCACCTGATCGGCGCGACGAAGTCGGCCGGGTGCACCCACCTTCAGGGCTACTACTACAGCAAGCCGATTGAGGCGGGCGAAGTCCTCAGCTACTTCGCGAATGCGGGGGACGATCTCGCGCAGGTAGCCTGA
- a CDS encoding amidohydrolase translates to MKSRLRTALLSLSALASTPALAEPLADADRTAILAEVDRGAPAMARNALQIWSWAEVGFQETKSSGLLQKDLKAAGFKVTAGVAGMPTAFIASFKNGDGPVIGILAEYDALPGLAQAAEPERHVIDGIAGHACGHNLFGAASVAAAIATKNWMVAHGIKGELRVYGAPAEEGGSGKVFLVRSGLTKDVSAMLHWHAGDGYSAMQGHALANVSAKFRFHGLASHAAAAPERGRSALDGVEAMDNMVNMMREHVPQETRIHYVITDGGKAPNVVPDTAEVYYYVRHPDQQQVADIMERVKKAAEGAALGTGTTVEYDQIGGTFDLLPNDTLGHVMYDNLKQVPLPTYTAQEQAFIDKIAATLPKGGRKQAGGVAPYSSGEIMSASTDVGDVSYTTPTAGMSAGTWAPGTPPHSWQAVAASGNSVGTKGAEVAAKTLALTAVQLFQSPDTLAAAKKELDERRGPDFVYRSLLGDKAPSLDYRKAPVSKN, encoded by the coding sequence ATGAAATCCCGTCTTCGTACCGCCCTGCTCTCCCTTTCCGCGCTCGCTTCTACTCCGGCGCTGGCCGAGCCACTGGCCGATGCCGACCGCACCGCGATCCTCGCCGAAGTCGATCGCGGCGCGCCCGCGATGGCGCGCAATGCATTGCAGATCTGGTCCTGGGCCGAAGTCGGCTTCCAGGAGACCAAAAGCTCGGGGCTTCTCCAGAAGGACCTCAAGGCGGCAGGCTTCAAGGTGACCGCCGGTGTCGCGGGCATGCCCACCGCCTTCATCGCCAGCTTCAAGAACGGAGACGGCCCCGTCATCGGCATCCTCGCCGAGTACGACGCCCTTCCCGGCCTCGCCCAGGCGGCCGAGCCTGAGCGCCACGTCATCGACGGCATCGCCGGTCATGCCTGCGGCCACAACCTGTTCGGCGCCGCCTCGGTCGCGGCGGCGATCGCCACCAAGAACTGGATGGTCGCGCACGGCATCAAGGGTGAGCTGCGCGTCTACGGCGCGCCTGCGGAAGAGGGCGGCTCGGGCAAGGTCTTCCTCGTCCGCTCCGGTCTGACCAAGGACGTTTCCGCCATGCTGCACTGGCACGCGGGCGACGGCTATAGCGCCATGCAGGGTCATGCGCTCGCGAACGTCAGCGCCAAGTTCCGTTTCCACGGCCTCGCCTCGCACGCCGCCGCCGCGCCCGAGCGCGGGCGCTCCGCGCTCGACGGCGTCGAGGCGATGGACAACATGGTCAACATGATGCGCGAGCACGTGCCGCAGGAAACGCGCATCCACTACGTCATCACCGATGGCGGCAAGGCCCCCAACGTCGTGCCCGACACCGCCGAGGTCTACTACTACGTGCGTCACCCCGACCAACAGCAGGTCGCCGACATCATGGAGCGCGTGAAGAAGGCCGCCGAAGGCGCCGCACTCGGCACCGGCACCACGGTCGAGTACGACCAGATCGGCGGCACCTTTGACCTGCTGCCCAACGACACGCTGGGCCACGTGATGTACGACAACCTCAAGCAGGTTCCGCTGCCCACCTATACCGCGCAGGAACAGGCGTTCATCGACAAGATCGCGGCCACCCTGCCCAAGGGCGGCCGCAAGCAGGCTGGCGGCGTCGCACCCTATTCCAGCGGCGAGATCATGTCCGCCTCCACCGACGTCGGCGACGTCAGCTACACCACGCCCACGGCGGGCATGTCGGCGGGCACCTGGGCGCCCGGCACGCCGCCGCACAGCTGGCAGGCGGTCGCCGCCAGCGGCAACAGCGTCGGCACCAAGGGCGCGGAAGTGGCCGCCAAGACCCTCGCCCTCACCGCCGTGCAGCTGTTCCAGAGCCCGGACACGCTGGCCGCCGCGAAGAAGGAACTGGACGAAAGGCGCGGGCCGGACTTCGTCTACCGCTCGCTGCTCGGCGACAAGGCACCCTCGCTCGACTATCGCAAGGCGCCTGTCTCAAAGAATTAA